GGGTGTACGGGGCGGGCGGTATGCCCGCCCCGTGGTCCCCGACGGCGACGTCAGCAGCACCGCCCCTGCGGATGAGCCTCCCGGTGCCGGGTGCGCAGCACCTCGTACTCCCGTCGGGTCGGTACCGGCGCCAGCGGATGGTGGCGCAGACGCCGCTCGCGGTAGCGGTCGTACTCGGCCTCCCCGGTCAGCTCCCGCAGGTACCACCGGACGGCCCGCGCCCACCGCCGCGCTGTCGCGGTCACTGTCACGAGCGCACTCCCACGAGCTTCTCACCGGCCTGCTCGGGCAGATCGATCCGCGACTCGACATACGGCGCCTCGGTGGTCGGCGACGCGCCCGGAGCCCGGACAGCCCGCACACACACCACCGCCGCGTTGACGATCACGACCGCGACCAGCAGCAGGAACGCGGCGATCAGCACCCCGTCGACCGTGGAGTCGGTGACCACCGTGTGCATGTCGTCGAGCGTCTTGGCGGGCGCGAGCACCTGGCCCGCGTCGATGCCGTCCGCGTACTTGGTCCGCTGGGCGAAGAACCCGACCCGCGGGTCGTCGGAGAAGATCTTCTGCCAGCCCGCGGTGAACGTGATCGCGACCACCCAGGCCAGCGGGACCCCGGTGACCCATGCCCACCGCAGCTTCCCGGACTTGACGAGGACGGTGGTGCACACGGCCAGCGCGATCGCGGCCAGCAACTGGTTCGCGATGCCGAAGAGCGGGAAGAGCTGGTTGATTCCGCCCAGGGGATCGGTGGCGCCGGTGTAGAGGAAGTAGCCCCAGGCCGCCACCACCAGGG
This portion of the Streptomyces canus genome encodes:
- a CDS encoding YbdD/YjiX family protein; translated protein: MTVTATARRWARAVRWYLRELTGEAEYDRYRERRLRHHPLAPVPTRREYEVLRTRHREAHPQGRCC